One window of the Candidatus Zixiibacteriota bacterium genome contains the following:
- the ppnK gene encoding putative inorganic polyphosphate/ATP-NAD kinase (Evidence 3 : Putative function from multiple computational evidences), which produces MNFGIIANFRRPDAKDTVLRAIKWCQKHGHRAILSEDIKPNVELEVESCPMKGLWKDSDIIISMGGDGTMLASVRALCEHARPILGINLGSLGFLTQLTPERMENALERVVGGDFLIEERLVLKTEMINEETLEYPYALNDVVIDNGEVSRVIHLSLYANDEYICSYTADGLIISTPTGSTAYSLAVGGPILTPHMQAMIVSPISPFSLTSRPLIFPPDYKLEVRLRSEHGSAMVTIDGQVATHFASSGRIRISRADHIVKFIRFEENSFYDILRNKLHWGKLPVVDYNKSDFKE; this is translated from the coding sequence ATGAATTTCGGAATAATCGCCAATTTTCGCCGTCCCGACGCCAAAGATACCGTCCTGCGGGCCATCAAATGGTGCCAAAAACATGGGCACCGGGCGATCTTGAGCGAAGATATCAAGCCCAATGTCGAACTCGAAGTCGAATCATGCCCGATGAAAGGATTGTGGAAAGATTCCGACATCATCATTTCGATGGGCGGCGACGGCACCATGCTGGCCTCGGTCCGGGCTCTCTGCGAGCACGCCCGGCCGATTCTCGGCATTAACCTCGGCTCGCTCGGCTTTCTGACACAACTTACCCCGGAGCGGATGGAAAACGCCCTGGAGAGAGTGGTCGGAGGCGATTTTCTTATCGAAGAACGGCTGGTTCTCAAGACGGAGATGATTAACGAAGAGACTCTGGAATATCCGTACGCCCTTAACGACGTGGTCATCGACAACGGCGAGGTGAGCCGGGTCATACATTTGAGTCTCTATGCCAACGATGAATATATCTGCTCCTATACCGCCGACGGGCTGATTATCTCGACCCCGACCGGTTCGACCGCCTATTCGCTGGCGGTCGGGGGACCGATTCTTACTCCGCATATGCAGGCCATGATCGTTTCGCCGATATCGCCCTTTTCGCTCACCAGCCGCCCTTTGATCTTTCCGCCCGATTACAAACTGGAGGTCCGCCTCCGTTCGGAGCACGGCAGCGCCATGGTGACTATCGACGGGCAGGTGGCGACCCATTTTGCGTCGTCGGGCCGGATACGGATTTCCCGCGCCGATCATATTGTCAAATTCATCCGGTTCGAGGAAAATTCTTTTTACGACATTCTCCGCAACAAACTCCACTGGGGCAAACTGCCGGTGGTCGATTACAACAAGTCCGATTTCAAAGAGTAA